In Candidatus Binatia bacterium, the genomic stretch TAGTCTGATCTCTGTACGATGCTCGCAAGCTGCCCGTCCTGATCGATGCCGCGACAACAGCCGGAATTCGGTGTATATTTTCGCCGATGCAGCTTGCCATCAAGATCGACGTCGATACGCGGATCGGGCTCCGGGAGGGAGTGCCGCGGCTGCTGGAATTGTTGCGGCGCCATGGAATCAGGGCCAGCTTTTTCGTGAGCTTCGGCCCGGATCATTCGGGCCGCGCGATACGGAGGATCTGGCGGCCGTCGTTTCTGCTCAAGATGCTTCGCACCAATCCGCTCCGCCTCTATGGCATCAAAACTCTGCTGTCGGGCACCTTGTTGCCGTCGAAGCCGATAGGAGCGGAGAATCCGGATATTCTTCGCGCGATCGTGGCGGACGGCCACGAGTTGGGAATTCACGGCTACGATCATGTGCGCTGGCAGGATCACCTGGAAAAGATGAATGAGGCGGAGATCGAGGCGGAGCTTAAGAAGAGTATGAGCGCGTACGAAAACGTTCTCGGCGTGCGCCCTCTATGCACGGCGGCGCCGGGTTGGCGCTGCACGCCGGAGAGCCTCATGATTCAAGACCGGCTGAATTTCTTTTACGCGAGCGACGTGCGCGGAAGCTCGCCTTTTTTTCCGGTCCACGATGGCCGAGTCTTCAAAACGCTGCAGTTTCCGACAACCCTCCCGACGCTCGACGAATTGATAGGCCGCGAGCGGCGTGCCA encodes the following:
- a CDS encoding polysaccharide deacetylase family protein — translated: MQLAIKIDVDTRIGLREGVPRLLELLRRHGIRASFFVSFGPDHSGRAIRRIWRPSFLLKMLRTNPLRLYGIKTLLSGTLLPSKPIGAENPDILRAIVADGHELGIHGYDHVRWQDHLEKMNEAEIEAELKKSMSAYENVLGVRPLCTAAPGWRCTPESLMIQDRLNFFYASDVRGSSPFFPVHDGRVFKTLQFPTTLPTLDELIGRERRANEVLLSLLKDSLNVHTIHAEVEGRPYLSMFEDFLKEIRRRGVETVLLRDVATNFVSRAASITKRSIRRGNLPGRSGWVACQEK